One genomic segment of Alkalimarinus alittae includes these proteins:
- a CDS encoding glycosyltransferase family 2 protein produces the protein MMSTFKHLLDNASGWIFYLVVLSGIALLLPEETFIPSSKEFLFVIGAIGIWRYSMGVIHFIRGMIFLHIVFPHYRRKVRKMGEAANPSHVYLMVTSFRIDAKTTAMVYQSIIREAIECELPTTIVASIVEKSDELIFKALWQDMSPPERVRMNFVRIPGTGKRDGLAQGFRAISRDMPDKHAVVAVIDGDTVLEPGVVRKTVPYFHLFPNLGGLTTNEFCEVRGSYLMSEWHKLRFAQRHINMSSMALSKRVLTLTGRMSVFRAQVVTDPVFIADVENDSLNHWRLGQFKFLTGDDKSSWFSLMRLGYDTFYVPDAAINTVEHPPDPKFVRASRQLMFRWYGNSLRQNSRATKLLGPKRLGWFTYYVLFDQRISMWSSLLAPVSAVIASIKYSIVFLLAYILWIGITRLIMTVMLLASGHQVGPAYPIILYYNQLFGSLVKIYVYFRLDRQSWTRQPTKLTRDLASFQQWFNRWSSRAMTFSAASLFCAIMLAVI, from the coding sequence ATTATGAGTACTTTTAAACATCTACTGGACAATGCATCCGGCTGGATATTTTATTTGGTAGTGCTATCAGGTATCGCTCTGTTACTGCCAGAAGAAACGTTCATACCCAGTTCCAAAGAATTTTTATTTGTGATTGGTGCCATAGGTATATGGCGTTATTCAATGGGCGTTATTCACTTTATCAGAGGAATGATATTTCTACATATCGTATTTCCGCACTATCGCCGTAAGGTACGAAAGATGGGGGAGGCAGCAAACCCGTCACACGTTTATCTCATGGTCACAAGCTTCCGTATTGATGCAAAAACCACAGCGATGGTTTATCAGTCAATTATAAGAGAAGCGATTGAGTGCGAACTGCCGACAACGATTGTCGCGTCTATTGTAGAAAAGTCAGATGAGCTGATCTTTAAAGCGCTTTGGCAAGATATGAGCCCACCTGAGCGAGTTCGTATGAACTTTGTCAGGATACCGGGTACCGGTAAACGAGATGGTCTCGCGCAAGGGTTTCGCGCTATTTCACGCGACATGCCCGACAAGCACGCGGTTGTTGCCGTCATCGATGGCGATACGGTTCTTGAGCCAGGCGTTGTTAGAAAAACCGTCCCCTATTTCCATTTGTTTCCCAACCTTGGGGGGCTAACCACCAACGAATTCTGTGAAGTCCGTGGCAGCTACTTAATGAGCGAATGGCATAAGCTACGCTTTGCACAGCGCCACATCAATATGAGTTCAATGGCGCTATCAAAGCGCGTTTTAACCCTAACGGGAAGAATGTCAGTATTCCGCGCCCAAGTGGTAACGGACCCTGTTTTTATCGCCGATGTAGAAAATGACTCACTTAACCATTGGCGTTTGGGCCAGTTCAAGTTTTTAACCGGTGATGATAAATCGAGTTGGTTCAGTCTCATGCGTCTCGGCTACGACACATTTTACGTGCCTGACGCAGCCATTAATACTGTTGAGCATCCGCCTGATCCAAAATTCGTCCGTGCAAGCCGTCAGTTGATGTTTCGCTGGTATGGTAACTCATTACGTCAAAACAGCCGAGCAACCAAACTGCTTGGGCCTAAGCGCTTAGGGTGGTTTACCTATTACGTGCTGTTTGATCAGCGTATTTCGATGTGGAGTAGCTTATTAGCCCCCGTCAGTGCCGTTATCGCCAGTATCAAATACTCGATTGTATTTCTGTTGGCATACATTCTTTGGATTGGTATTACGCGGCTCATCATGACCGTAATGCTATTGGCCTCGGGCCACCAGGTGGGGCCGGCCTATCCAATCATACTGTATTACAACCAGCTATTCGGTTCATTAGTCAAAATCTACGTATATTTTCGCTTAGATCGGCAGTCATGGACTCGCCAACCGACCAAGCTAACAAGGGATCTAGCATCATTCCAGCAATGGTTTAACCGCTGGTCATCTAGAGCCATGACATTTTCAGCAGCAAGCTTGTTTTGCGCAATCATGCTGGCAGTTATTTAA
- a CDS encoding alpha/beta fold hydrolase: MLKSKLLFAILLIAVLCSSLYWAGSHYKYDIYDAAISFERKQAQLTAKHIQVDSLDIAYLEGPRRVGDQTLLLIHGFGAAKENWIRFSAQLTDRFHVVIIDLPGHGESSQDLTFNYGLEHQVEFVHQIVQTLGLGQFNIAGNSMGGAIAALYAANYPNEIRTVALYDPAGIHDVESDLEKHLREGVNPLIVSDTESFERLLKFAMEKPPFIPWPITEAAAAKASQKQKINAKIFTDISSGDRALFKTEIAKINTPTLIIWGTEDRVINVKNADAFEQLIKGSTKIIMQGIGHVPMMEVPKESAEMLADFVNNPA; encoded by the coding sequence ATGCTCAAGTCAAAACTACTCTTTGCTATCCTGCTAATTGCGGTGTTATGCAGCTCATTGTACTGGGCAGGCTCACATTATAAGTATGACATTTATGACGCTGCTATATCGTTTGAACGCAAGCAAGCTCAGCTGACCGCCAAGCACATTCAAGTAGACAGTCTCGATATTGCCTACCTTGAAGGGCCTCGCCGTGTGGGTGACCAAACGTTGTTACTGATTCATGGCTTTGGCGCGGCAAAAGAAAACTGGATACGCTTTTCTGCTCAGCTCACCGACCGCTTCCATGTAGTGATTATTGATCTTCCTGGCCATGGCGAAAGCAGCCAAGACCTAACATTCAACTATGGTTTAGAACATCAAGTTGAGTTCGTTCATCAAATAGTTCAGACACTCGGCCTTGGCCAATTTAATATTGCAGGTAACTCTATGGGCGGGGCGATCGCAGCACTCTATGCCGCAAACTACCCCAACGAGATCAGAACCGTTGCATTGTACGACCCTGCAGGAATCCATGATGTAGAGAGTGATCTTGAAAAACACTTGAGAGAAGGCGTAAACCCACTCATCGTGTCAGACACCGAAAGCTTTGAACGCTTACTCAAATTTGCGATGGAAAAACCACCTTTCATCCCTTGGCCAATCACCGAAGCCGCAGCTGCAAAAGCAAGTCAGAAACAGAAAATAAACGCCAAAATTTTCACCGACATCAGCAGTGGTGACAGAGCATTATTCAAAACAGAAATTGCCAAAATCAACACGCCGACATTGATTATTTGGGGTACTGAAGACCGCGTTATCAATGTTAAAAATGCCGATGCGTTTGAACAACTCATCAAAGGGTCTACAAAAATTATCATGCAAGGCATTGGCCACGTGCCTATGATGGAAGTACCTAAAGAATCAGCAGAGATGTTAGCGGATTTTGTGAATAACCCGGCTTAA
- a CDS encoding alginate biosynthesis protein Alg44 — MGIAANTNLVHEAEAQRQHARIKLPAKLAVKLDNGKIIRLAVQDISAGGFSLETSEPTFSLGSLHKGSLKFSINAIEFQIKISFLVKASDEQGRLGCEFQGMGQQEVSALRLMITSFLSGELVTAGDVINTLARQNFTKDRNNKAALPAMSGFARAKALSMSLLVFLVGLGALGFIANKLYSNYFLTHAEAAVIQIESFNVEMPRDGKLHSLIPDDGQVKFGVPIASYETAMLDALKGHLNEDNLSAEKIGALFNQSLTGTISSPCDCVLQKQFIVDGQFLAKGKTAFQLVPVDAEPFVEARFNLKDSQYVIPGRVVDVEIPGSTGTAKGTIQDVAMAEVGQSLIATIKLEDNIPAGLNGRPVAVTINDMITSNTISTATAAHSATEL, encoded by the coding sequence ATGGGTATAGCAGCCAACACTAACCTTGTTCATGAAGCCGAGGCACAACGCCAGCATGCTCGAATAAAGCTGCCAGCCAAGTTAGCCGTCAAATTGGATAATGGAAAGATCATTCGATTAGCTGTGCAGGATATTTCCGCGGGCGGCTTCAGCTTAGAAACGTCTGAGCCGACCTTCTCTTTAGGCAGTCTTCACAAAGGAAGCCTCAAGTTCAGCATCAATGCTATTGAATTTCAAATAAAGATATCCTTCTTAGTAAAGGCTAGCGATGAACAAGGCCGTTTGGGTTGTGAGTTTCAAGGCATGGGCCAACAAGAAGTATCCGCACTTCGCCTGATGATCACATCCTTCCTTAGTGGCGAACTGGTCACCGCAGGAGATGTTATTAATACCCTCGCTCGTCAAAACTTTACTAAAGATCGTAATAATAAAGCTGCGCTACCTGCCATGAGTGGCTTTGCCCGCGCTAAAGCACTTTCAATGAGCCTGTTGGTTTTCCTAGTGGGGCTCGGTGCTCTTGGTTTCATCGCAAACAAACTCTATAGCAATTACTTCTTAACCCATGCAGAAGCAGCCGTTATTCAAATAGAGTCTTTTAATGTCGAAATGCCACGAGACGGAAAGCTGCATAGCTTAATTCCAGACGATGGCCAAGTTAAGTTTGGGGTCCCTATTGCCAGTTACGAAACCGCCATGCTGGATGCGTTAAAAGGACATTTAAACGAAGATAATTTATCGGCTGAAAAAATTGGAGCACTATTTAATCAATCACTGACCGGGACTATATCAAGCCCATGCGACTGTGTTCTGCAAAAGCAGTTTATTGTCGATGGTCAGTTTTTAGCCAAAGGAAAAACAGCGTTCCAGTTGGTACCTGTAGACGCTGAGCCATTTGTAGAAGCCCGATTTAATCTAAAAGATAGTCAATATGTAATACCTGGTAGAGTGGTAGATGTCGAAATACCAGGCTCTACAGGTACCGCAAAAGGCACAATACAAGACGTTGCAATGGCTGAAGTTGGTCAAAGCCTAATCGCGACCATCAAGCTTGAAGATAACATACCCGCAGGACTTAACGGCCGACCTGTTGCGGTAACCATCAACGACATGATCACCAGTAACACGATCTCTACAGCAACTGCTGCACACTCAGCAACGGAGCTTTAG
- a CDS encoding alginate export family protein produces the protein MNQRMNASPVKALSLALAGVLTMEGCSTLPDMRLAKQSKINGDYALAIENYKALADSGYFDAAIYLGDTYLQQDHANAERLAEASYRKTAVDGTNAKTRGYAEVRLAKLLARKQNATVAELKESDEIFRKLYQQGNDEVLPLMVKLHMAHPQLWPDEDTLGIINEAKLRGLPDANLALLLLYKRQGYEQANLSEMALLCEEVLSQVVGCYPELAEIYQVSNDSESISILFNKAKQQYQLKLLEPSILYRMANVLVKTKQSEIRPTLADDTYQLVQDEYPRALLARIRLRLDNPYFSNSEEVLHLLAQAKQLHLPEANMLTGKLYYDGKLVPLDPVLAEKNLLKASGQFAAADYWLGQIYLRGYLGKSDIQKGQRHLLLAARAGSKSADYALAEMYNGGAGVAPNPTYSYLFSGLAAEAGSTKASLLHENIKQTLSLKQQSEAEGLLAQEKQFRAGDHQDAIALSTPTVSSVATTDFEASPIDYPSYEWGVSTQFSYRWDDDRYLGLKPNGDTNEFQINLKPWIKAELNEDWRFFTELQAFAATDVTEIDSDQGGGSSDGFLGAREFWFDYKGITSYPGETLRLGLQRIREDDGIWWDKNIESIRWIFDTTTFFAFAGVAQQFYQYRTDENELSDSDKDQLNLFTTLSWQWQPGHHIGSRVLYKNVDADPEAVGQTASQDDLNNLARGDFYWFGLNTKSDYFNYRSEENIHYYAELTWLHFDGDNATLSPGSQPSTIAGYQSETADNVAIDLGLRWKLPVAPRVHLGAAMAMGSGGNGSDKPNSFVQTGLQSNRSRFTGTRASFHRFNEAYRAELTNLQVATLYGTLADPSQFDLSVVYQYFQRDNADQGVVASGVSAPLVNGSKDLGHGVDIVTSYYFRQILPLVNWRFERDAYARLRASTFKPGDAYGNDADSLKYRITMDVSFQF, from the coding sequence TTGAATCAACGGATGAATGCGTCTCCTGTTAAGGCTCTTTCGTTAGCCTTAGCAGGCGTACTGACAATGGAAGGTTGCAGCACGTTACCCGACATGCGCTTAGCCAAACAATCAAAGATAAACGGCGATTATGCGCTAGCCATCGAGAACTACAAAGCACTAGCGGATAGCGGCTATTTTGATGCAGCTATTTATCTGGGTGATACCTACCTGCAACAAGATCACGCAAACGCTGAGCGTTTAGCAGAAGCGAGCTATCGAAAAACGGCAGTAGATGGCACTAATGCTAAGACCAGAGGGTATGCAGAAGTCCGGCTCGCAAAACTGCTAGCAAGAAAGCAGAACGCCACGGTTGCAGAGCTCAAAGAGTCTGACGAAATATTCCGTAAGCTATACCAGCAGGGCAATGATGAAGTACTCCCTCTAATGGTTAAGCTGCATATGGCGCATCCACAACTGTGGCCAGATGAAGATACTTTAGGAATTATTAACGAAGCTAAACTGAGAGGTTTGCCTGACGCTAACCTAGCATTATTACTACTGTATAAGCGGCAAGGCTATGAACAGGCGAATTTATCTGAAATGGCCTTGCTTTGTGAAGAGGTACTCAGTCAAGTAGTCGGCTGTTATCCTGAATTAGCTGAAATATATCAAGTATCCAATGATAGTGAATCAATCAGCATTCTTTTCAATAAAGCTAAACAGCAATATCAGCTGAAGCTTTTAGAGCCCTCGATTCTTTATCGTATGGCAAATGTGCTCGTTAAAACTAAGCAGTCAGAGATTAGACCTACACTAGCAGACGACACCTACCAACTCGTACAAGACGAATACCCAAGAGCACTCCTTGCCCGAATTCGCTTACGACTGGACAACCCCTACTTCAGCAATTCAGAAGAAGTCCTTCACCTTTTAGCACAAGCAAAACAATTGCATTTGCCTGAAGCAAACATGCTAACGGGGAAGCTCTACTATGACGGTAAACTTGTACCACTAGACCCAGTGCTAGCCGAGAAAAATCTACTAAAAGCGAGTGGACAGTTCGCAGCAGCCGATTATTGGCTCGGCCAAATATACCTAAGAGGCTATCTAGGCAAAAGTGATATCCAAAAAGGGCAACGCCACCTTCTATTAGCCGCGCGAGCAGGCTCAAAAAGCGCTGATTATGCTTTGGCAGAGATGTATAACGGTGGTGCAGGCGTAGCGCCTAACCCTACTTATAGCTACCTTTTTTCAGGACTTGCTGCCGAAGCAGGTTCAACTAAAGCCTCGTTGCTGCATGAAAATATCAAGCAGACTCTAAGCCTCAAGCAACAATCAGAAGCTGAAGGCTTATTAGCGCAAGAAAAACAGTTCCGAGCAGGCGATCACCAAGACGCAATAGCGCTTTCTACGCCTACGGTGTCTTCAGTCGCTACAACCGACTTTGAGGCCTCGCCTATCGACTACCCATCTTATGAATGGGGCGTAAGCACTCAGTTCTCATACCGTTGGGATGATGACCGTTATTTAGGCCTAAAGCCGAACGGAGATACTAACGAATTTCAAATCAACCTAAAGCCTTGGATTAAAGCCGAGCTCAATGAAGACTGGCGTTTCTTTACTGAATTACAGGCATTTGCTGCCACAGACGTCACTGAGATTGATTCAGACCAAGGCGGAGGAAGCTCAGACGGGTTCTTGGGTGCCAGAGAGTTCTGGTTTGATTATAAAGGTATTACCTCTTACCCAGGTGAAACCTTAAGACTAGGTTTACAAAGAATACGAGAAGATGACGGTATCTGGTGGGATAAAAATATTGAATCTATCCGCTGGATATTTGATACCACAACCTTTTTTGCTTTTGCAGGCGTTGCTCAACAGTTTTATCAATATCGAACCGATGAGAATGAACTGAGCGATAGCGATAAAGATCAGCTTAACCTGTTCACAACCCTGTCGTGGCAGTGGCAACCGGGTCACCATATCGGCTCGCGAGTGCTTTATAAGAACGTAGACGCTGACCCTGAAGCAGTAGGTCAAACAGCCTCGCAAGATGATTTAAATAATCTAGCAAGGGGCGACTTTTACTGGTTCGGCTTAAACACAAAAAGTGACTACTTCAACTATCGTAGCGAAGAGAACATACATTACTACGCTGAATTAACCTGGCTACATTTTGATGGTGATAATGCAACACTATCACCTGGCAGCCAACCATCAACCATTGCAGGTTATCAGTCCGAAACCGCCGATAACGTTGCGATTGACCTAGGCCTTAGATGGAAGTTACCGGTAGCCCCTCGTGTTCACCTAGGTGCAGCCATGGCGATGGGCTCTGGCGGGAATGGAAGCGATAAGCCCAATAGCTTTGTTCAGACAGGTCTACAAAGCAACCGCTCTCGATTTACCGGTACTCGAGCGAGCTTTCACCGCTTTAACGAAGCCTACCGTGCTGAGCTGACTAACCTGCAAGTAGCAACGCTATACGGCACGCTAGCTGATCCGAGCCAATTCGATTTAAGCGTTGTCTACCAGTACTTTCAGCGAGACAACGCCGATCAAGGTGTTGTTGCGAGTGGTGTAAGTGCACCCCTCGTTAATGGCAGTAAAGACCTAGGGCATGGTGTAGACATCGTCACCTCTTATTACTTTCGCCAAATTCTACCACTAGTAAATTGGCGGTTTGAGCGCGACGCTTATGCGCGCCTGCGTGCGTCGACTTTTAAGCCCGGTGACGCCTATGGCAATGACGCTGACAGCTTAAAATACCGTATTACGATGGATGTATCATTTCAGTTTTAG
- a CDS encoding flavin-containing monooxygenase gives MAEGAHNQALDVQGEEYDIVILGSGFSGLCMAIKLKEAGISSFIMLEKSNDVGGTWRENTYPGCACDVQSHLYSYSFEPNPDWTKSYPGGKEIQEYILRCTEKYNLRPSIRFNSEVKDATFDETNARWSIRTSNGTLYKAKSFIMGSGPLHVPSIPSIRGLDTFKGKVFHSAQWDHSYDLKGKNVVSIGTGGSAIQYVPEIAPDVKQLYVFQRTPAWILPRFESRYSNFRKKLFRRIPLFRKLHRARLYFSNEIRVLPIYNPTFAKFLSNFAKWHIKSSLNDSSLVEKMTPDYTIGCKRVLISNKYYPAFNRDNVELVTDAVKEVKENSIVTQDGKERPIDAIILGTGFITDPRIYMKDFTITGLNGRTLLQQWEKGAESYLGINVSGFPNLFQLVGPNTALGHNSVIFMIECQVHYIIESLTLLKKKNARYMNLHQDALESFNQEIAAGLNDTVWSSGCSSWYTQDDGKNFTLWPGTTIKYRARTRRVITEHYHWEGADSGNNVSNTDIATQVP, from the coding sequence ATGGCCGAAGGCGCTCATAACCAAGCCTTAGACGTTCAAGGCGAAGAATACGATATCGTCATTCTAGGGTCGGGGTTTTCGGGTCTATGTATGGCTATTAAGCTCAAAGAAGCCGGTATCAGCTCCTTCATTATGCTAGAGAAATCTAACGATGTAGGGGGAACCTGGCGCGAAAATACCTACCCCGGTTGCGCCTGCGATGTGCAATCGCACCTTTACTCTTACTCGTTTGAACCAAATCCTGACTGGACTAAGTCTTATCCCGGAGGGAAAGAAATACAAGAATACATTCTTCGCTGCACCGAAAAATACAATCTACGCCCCTCTATCCGCTTTAATAGTGAAGTCAAAGACGCCACATTTGATGAGACTAACGCAAGGTGGAGTATTCGCACCAGCAATGGAACGCTCTACAAAGCAAAGTCTTTTATCATGGGGTCGGGGCCTCTTCATGTGCCCTCTATTCCGTCGATTAGAGGGTTAGACACCTTCAAAGGCAAGGTTTTTCACTCCGCCCAGTGGGATCATAGCTACGACCTTAAAGGTAAAAATGTGGTATCTATCGGTACGGGCGGTAGTGCCATTCAGTATGTGCCTGAGATCGCGCCGGACGTTAAGCAGCTTTATGTGTTTCAGCGGACGCCTGCTTGGATATTACCGCGATTTGAGAGTCGCTATTCTAATTTCCGAAAAAAACTATTTAGGCGCATTCCTCTTTTCCGCAAACTACATCGCGCTCGTCTCTATTTCAGTAATGAGATACGAGTACTGCCTATTTATAACCCGACCTTTGCAAAATTTTTGTCTAACTTTGCCAAGTGGCACATTAAAAGCAGCTTAAACGACAGCAGCTTGGTTGAGAAAATGACGCCTGATTACACCATTGGCTGTAAGCGAGTGCTGATATCGAACAAATACTACCCTGCCTTTAATCGAGACAACGTTGAGCTGGTGACCGATGCCGTTAAAGAAGTAAAAGAAAACAGCATCGTCACTCAAGATGGCAAAGAGAGGCCCATTGATGCGATCATCCTAGGCACAGGTTTTATCACAGACCCTCGTATCTATATGAAAGACTTCACCATCACCGGCCTTAATGGCCGAACACTGTTACAGCAGTGGGAAAAAGGCGCGGAGTCTTACCTTGGCATCAACGTGTCAGGGTTTCCAAACCTCTTTCAGTTGGTCGGCCCTAACACCGCGCTAGGCCATAATTCGGTTATTTTTATGATCGAGTGCCAAGTGCATTATATTATTGAAAGCTTAACGCTACTTAAGAAGAAAAATGCGCGCTATATGAATCTTCATCAAGATGCATTAGAGTCGTTCAACCAAGAAATAGCAGCCGGATTAAACGATACCGTTTGGTCTTCGGGCTGCAGTAGCTGGTACACCCAAGATGACGGTAAGAATTTTACACTCTGGCCCGGCACGACCATCAAGTACCGTGCACGTACCCGGCGTGTAATCACCGAACACTATCACTGGGAAGGCGCTGATAGCGGCAATAACGTTTCTAACACCGATATCGCCACGCAGGTGCCATAA
- a CDS encoding right-handed parallel beta-helix repeat-containing protein, producing MDNLIDNAVKQRRSPLKKGYPWIMLILFYHVLGFSSAAHADALALSKQPTATHAVNEIPVSQFQWDSPSIPDSSAYNLEAIKAKIPANKKPVITIQRLVRSGPLKDFVRGKRLLEWAKRQLSSPKIIEVESGLATLEDIANAVDSQYFEKLPNGAYIARLPILVGNNATLLIDGSDSNTDSQNSESQKPQVTLLLSQDRGAFLVNDGLFFAINSRIVGWNEKNNTNAYYKEDTEFRPFFVSWGGSETYIADSAIESFGYFQSKSYGITFTQYKEHDNMHRAAPKGWIIDSEFYDTYYGFYCYEAEDVALVGNTYRDNILYGIDPHDRSSRLLIANNHVYGTREKHGIIISREVNDSWIVNNRTHDNHLSGIVLDRDSQRNVVANNTVYSNGGDGITLYESDNNHIINNVIADNTRQGIRVRNSNNTRISHNAIVKSGGYGIFAEVQDLSATDRDMSMDAYQTATTIWVTQDSLSENHSGPIFIGPKVIARLYNPSFISSSASKNLSLKGTLAAYQHKILDIIYRKKSAVIIEPIEYPHVNHSGS from the coding sequence GTGGATAACCTAATAGATAATGCAGTAAAACAACGACGAAGCCCCCTTAAAAAGGGATACCCTTGGATAATGCTCATTCTTTTTTATCACGTATTAGGGTTTTCGTCTGCAGCGCATGCAGACGCCTTGGCATTGAGCAAACAACCAACGGCCACCCATGCCGTCAACGAAATACCCGTGTCCCAATTTCAATGGGACTCACCCAGTATTCCAGATAGTTCAGCCTATAACCTAGAGGCGATTAAGGCGAAAATACCCGCTAACAAAAAACCGGTGATAACCATTCAAAGATTAGTACGAAGCGGGCCACTTAAAGATTTTGTTCGGGGTAAGCGCTTACTCGAATGGGCAAAGCGACAATTGTCATCACCTAAAATTATAGAAGTTGAAAGTGGCTTAGCGACGCTTGAAGACATTGCTAACGCGGTAGATAGCCAGTATTTCGAAAAGCTTCCGAACGGAGCTTATATAGCGCGATTACCTATTTTAGTCGGTAATAACGCCACATTATTAATAGATGGAAGTGATTCGAATACCGATAGCCAGAACAGTGAATCTCAAAAGCCCCAAGTAACACTTTTACTGTCACAAGATCGAGGCGCTTTTTTAGTTAATGACGGCCTATTCTTCGCCATTAACAGCCGAATAGTCGGATGGAACGAGAAAAATAATACTAATGCTTACTATAAAGAAGACACGGAATTTCGACCCTTTTTTGTTTCATGGGGTGGCAGCGAAACCTACATCGCAGACTCAGCTATAGAAAGTTTTGGTTACTTCCAAAGTAAGTCTTACGGCATCACATTTACCCAATATAAAGAACACGACAACATGCACCGAGCGGCACCAAAAGGTTGGATCATCGACTCGGAGTTTTATGATACTTACTATGGGTTTTATTGCTATGAAGCAGAAGATGTCGCATTAGTCGGCAATACCTATCGAGACAATATTCTATACGGGATTGACCCTCACGACAGATCATCTCGATTATTGATTGCTAATAATCATGTATATGGCACCCGAGAAAAGCACGGCATCATCATCTCACGAGAGGTCAATGATAGCTGGATTGTTAACAACCGGACCCATGACAATCACCTGTCAGGTATCGTATTAGACAGAGACAGCCAGCGAAATGTTGTCGCTAACAACACCGTTTACAGCAATGGCGGCGACGGCATTACGCTTTATGAAAGCGACAATAACCATATTATCAACAACGTTATCGCCGACAATACCCGGCAAGGTATTCGTGTCAGAAACAGCAATAATACCCGCATTAGCCACAATGCCATTGTAAAAAGTGGTGGTTACGGAATTTTCGCTGAGGTACAAGATCTCTCAGCTACAGACAGGGATATGTCGATGGATGCCTACCAAACAGCAACCACTATCTGGGTCACTCAGGATAGTCTTTCTGAGAACCATAGTGGCCCTATTTTTATAGGGCCTAAGGTTATCGCTCGACTCTACAATCCCAGTTTTATCAGCAGTAGTGCATCTAAAAACCTGTCACTTAAAGGGACTCTCGCGGCTTACCAACACAAAATACTCGACATTATTTACCGCAAAAAATCTGCCGTCATTATTGAGCCCATTGAGTATCCACACGTCAATCATTCTGGCAGCTAA
- a CDS encoding nucleotide sugar dehydrogenase has product MRVSVLGLGYVGAVCTACLAARGHSVLGVDIAQVKIDLINQGKSPIVEPGLEELISTGLTKGLIRGTTDFYQAVSNTEMSMICVGTPSKRNGDLDLDYIEAVCRDLGRAIKDKDEYHLVVVRSTVLPGTVKNVIQPILEEYSGKKAGKDFGLAMNPEFLRESTAIQDYDFPPMTVIGEFDKQSGDMLEELYKELDAPIIRRTIELAEMIKYTCNVWHAAKVSFANEIGNIAKAVGVDGRDVMDVVCQDKELNISKYYMKPGFAFGGSCLPKDVRALTYRASQLDVAHPLLSSIMNSNASQVQNAVRMVTASGGRKIAMLGLSFKAGTDDLRESPLVELAEQLIGKGFDLSIYDRNVEYARVHGANADYINAKIPHVSSLLKADLHDVIDSADVIILGNKDELFETILTNLPQGKKVIDLVGFMEHASNGELEGICW; this is encoded by the coding sequence ATGCGTGTTAGTGTATTAGGTCTAGGATATGTAGGTGCGGTTTGTACAGCTTGTTTAGCCGCTCGAGGACACTCTGTTCTGGGTGTCGATATTGCTCAAGTTAAAATTGATTTAATCAATCAGGGAAAGTCCCCTATCGTAGAGCCAGGCTTAGAGGAACTCATAAGCACAGGCCTTACTAAAGGGTTAATTCGCGGCACCACAGACTTCTACCAAGCCGTATCTAACACTGAAATGTCTATGATTTGCGTGGGCACTCCTAGCAAGCGCAATGGAGACCTAGACTTAGACTATATCGAGGCCGTATGCCGTGATTTAGGGCGTGCCATCAAAGATAAAGACGAATACCACTTGGTTGTCGTCAGAAGTACCGTTTTACCGGGCACCGTTAAAAACGTTATTCAGCCTATACTTGAAGAGTATTCTGGCAAGAAAGCAGGTAAAGATTTTGGTTTAGCCATGAACCCTGAATTTCTTCGTGAAAGTACCGCCATCCAAGACTATGACTTCCCTCCAATGACCGTAATTGGTGAGTTTGATAAGCAGTCAGGTGATATGCTTGAAGAACTTTACAAAGAACTTGATGCGCCGATTATCCGTAGAACCATTGAACTAGCAGAAATGATTAAATATACCTGTAATGTTTGGCACGCGGCTAAAGTCAGCTTTGCCAACGAAATAGGTAACATCGCTAAAGCTGTCGGTGTTGATGGTCGTGATGTCATGGATGTCGTGTGCCAAGATAAAGAACTCAACATCTCTAAATACTACATGAAGCCAGGATTTGCCTTTGGTGGATCTTGCTTACCTAAGGATGTTCGCGCGTTAACCTATAGAGCATCACAGCTTGATGTGGCTCATCCGCTACTTAGCTCAATCATGAACAGCAACGCCAGCCAAGTTCAAAATGCGGTCAGAATGGTCACAGCATCAGGCGGTCGTAAAATCGCTATGCTAGGTCTTAGCTTTAAAGCGGGTACAGATGACCTGCGAGAAAGCCCGCTAGTTGAACTAGCGGAGCAGTTAATCGGTAAAGGTTTTGATCTTAGCATTTATGACCGAAACGTAGAATATGCACGGGTTCACGGCGCTAATGCCGACTACATCAATGCCAAAATCCCTCATGTTTCGTCATTACTTAAAGCAGACTTGCATGATGTAATTGACTCTGCTGACGTTATCATTCTTGGTAACAAAGATGAGTTATTTGAAACTATTCTCACCAACCTGCCACAAGGCAAGAAAGTGATAGATCTAGTGGGTTTCATGGAGCACGCCTCCAATGGAGAATTAGAAGGCATATGCTGGTAG